Proteins found in one Sorghum bicolor cultivar BTx623 chromosome 1, Sorghum_bicolor_NCBIv3, whole genome shotgun sequence genomic segment:
- the LOC8055124 gene encoding choline-phosphate cytidylyltransferase 2, with product MARVSNAKKRHGAKPAAASAGLSGTNNSSATATTKRKAEDDRPVRVYADGIFDLFHFGHARALEQAKLLFPNTYLLVGCCNDELTNRYKGKTVMTQEERYESLRHCKWVDEVIPDAPWVLTQEFIDKHQIDYVAHDALPYADTSGAANDVYEFVKKIGKFKETKRTDGVSTSDLIMRILKDYNQYVMRNLARGYSRKDLGVSYVKEKQLQVNMKINKLRETVKAHQEKLQTVAKTAGLNHEEWLANADRWVAGFLEKFEQHCHNMETAIKDQIQVRLGRQLSKGIIAGLVQESVTA from the exons ATGGCGCGCGTCTCCAATGCCAAGAAGCGGCACGGCGCCaagcccgccgccgcctccgcgggCCTCAGCGGCACCAACAACAgctccgccaccgccaccaccaagaGGAAGGCCGAGGACGACCGCCCCGTGCGCGTCTACGCCGACGGCATCTTCGATCTCTTCCACTTCGGCCACGCCCgcgccctcgagcaggccaagtTGCT GTTCCCCAACACCTATCTCCTCGTCGGATGCTGCAACGACGAGCTAACCAACCGCTACAAGGGCAAGACCGTCATGACACAGGAAGAGCGATACGAGTCCCTGCGACACTGCAA GTGGGTTGATGAGGTCATTCCTGATGCACCGTGGGTTCTCACACAGGAGTTTATTGATAAGCATCAGATTGACTATGTTGCTCATGATGCGCTGCC TTATGCTGATACTAGCGGAGCAGCAAATGATGTCTATGAATTT GTTAAAAAGATTGGAAAATTCAAGGAAACAAAAAGGACAGACGGGGTTTCTACTTCAGATCTCATAATGAGGATCTTGAAGGACTATAATCAGTATGTCATGAGGAATTTAGCACGGGGCTACTCGAGGAAGGATCTTGGTGTGAGCTACGTCAAG GAGAAACAATTGCAAGTTAATATGAAGATCAATAAACTGCGGGAGACTGTGAAGGCGCATCAGGAGAAG TTGCAAACAGTGGCAAAGACTGCTGGTTTGAATCATGAAGAATGGCTTGCTAATGCGGACCGCTGGGTTGCTGGTTTCCTGGAGAAGTTTGAGCAACACTGCCACAACATG GAGACTGCCATCAAGGATCAGATACAAGTGAGGCTGGGGAGACAGTTGAGCAAAGGAATAATCGCTGGTCTTGTGCAGGAATCGGTGACAGCCTAA
- the LOC8055125 gene encoding LOW QUALITY PROTEIN: plastidal glycolate/glycerate translocator 1, chloroplastic (The sequence of the model RefSeq protein was modified relative to this genomic sequence to represent the inferred CDS: deleted 1 base in 1 codon) — translation MAATAMIRITTLRCRHDPLSSLPRTTSVARSCTLPPDGRRCRLLTPHSSCCSPSSSVSPRRVRVRVRVRPTAAALKRIPGSNTSFMGPGPADNGATTLQRSSSSDLGRSLIVPNSTAGTGDASASSGLLPAILGVAHLLVALGIVFATDKFLKQAFVAASIKFPSALFGMFCVFSVLVVLDTFVPALAKAFMDFFAPATLFIQRWLPLFYVPTLVVLPLAVRDVPAASGLKIFAITFGGWFATLAVAGYTVLAVRKLVKTELITDAEPMSKQSPFSTLEIWAWAAIFVASFGVAYFNPTALGTTARTCLPFLLAANVLGYMVGSGLPSGVKKVLHPIICCALSADLAAVAYGYLSGSGLDAVLGDYLTKAPSNPGAGDVLMGFLGSVIISFAFSMFKQRKLVKRHAAEIFTSIAIASTFSLYSTAVIGRLIGLEPSLTISILPRCITVALALSIVSFFEGVNSTLTAAVVVLTGLIGANFVQAAMDKLGLNDPIARGIGTASSAHGLGTAALSAKEPEALPFCAIAYGLTGIFGSLICSVPAVRQSLVFIAG, via the exons ATGGCCGCGACCGCCATGATTAGGATTACCACTTTACGTTGCCGCCACGACCCGCTCTCCTCCCTTCCCCGCACCACGTCGGTCGCCCGCTCCTGCACGCTTCCTCCT GATGGCCGCCGATGCAGACTGCTCACTCCCCATTCTTCTTGCTGCTCCCCTTCCTCCTCCGTCTCTCCGCGCCGGGTCCGGGTCAGGGTCCGGGTCCGTCCAACAGCAGCAGCATTGAAGCGCATCCCTGGCAGCAACACCAGCTTCATGGGTCCAGGTCCAGCCGACAATGGCGCCACCACGCTTCAGCGATCGTCGTCGTCCGACCTTGGCCGCAGCCTGATCGTCCCCAACTCCACTGCTGGCACCGGAGACGCCAGTGCTTCCTCAGGACTGCTGCCCGCC ATTCTTGGGGTGGCGCATCTGCTTGTGGCGCTGGGCATTGTGTTTGCCACCGACAAGTTCCTCAAACAGGCATTCGTCGCCGCGTCCATCAAGTTCCCAAGCGCCCTCTTCGGCATGTTCTGTGTCTTCTCAGTGCTAGTCGTCTTGGACACATTCGTGCCTGCTCTCGCCAAGGCGTTCATGGACTTCTTTGCGCCTGCCACACTGTTCATCCAGAGGTGGCTACCCTTGTTCTACGTCCCGACACTAGTCGTGCTGCCGCTCGCCGTCAGGGATGTCCCAGCGGCTTCAGGACTCAAGATTTTTGCAATCACTT TTGGTGGCTGGTTTGCTACCCTTGCGGTTGCAGGATATACTGTGTTAGCTGTGAGAAAACTTGTGAAGACAGAGCTTATTACAGATGCAGAGCCTATGAGCAAGCAGTCACCATTTTCTACATTGGAAATCTGGGCATGGGCTGCTATATTCGTTGCATCATTTGGTGTTGCATATTTCAATCCCACGGCACTTGGTACCACAGCAAGAACATGCCTTCCTTTCCTGCTTGCTGCTAATGTGCTGGGATACATGGTTGGTTCTGG GTTACCATCTGGTGTCAAGAAAGTATTACATCCAATCATCTGCTGCGCACTTTCTGCAGATTTGGCAGCAGTAGCGTATGGGTACCTCTCCGGGTCTGGACTTGATGCTGTGCTAG GTGATTACCTCACAAAGGCGCCTTCTAATCCTGGAGCCGGTGACGTACTAATGGGTTTCCTTGGGTCTGTGATCATATCATTTGCATTCTCAATGTTCAAACAGAGAAAG CTTGTAAAGAGGCACGCAGCAGAGATTTTCACATCAATTGCCATTGCATCGACATTCTCTCTGTACTCAACTGCTGTCATAGGGCGCCTGATTGGGCTAGAGCCATCATTAACCATATCCATATTGCCAAGGTGTATAACTGTGGCGCTGGCTTTGAGCATAGTGTCTTTCTTTGAAG GTGTAAACTCTACACTAACTGCTGCCGTGGTTGTCCTTACCGGGCTCATTGGAGCGAATTTTGTGCAAGCAGCTATGGATAAACTTGGTCTGAACGACCCCATTGCCAGAGGAATAGGGACAGCTTCCAG TGCTCATGGACTGGGGACAGCAGCACTGTCAGCCAAGGAACCTGAAGCACTCCCTTTCTGTGCCATTGCTTATGGTCTCACGGGAATTTTTGGCTCGCTGATTTGCTCGGTTCCGGCAGTGAGGCAAAGCTTGGTATTCATAGCTGGTTAA